One genomic segment of Hevea brasiliensis isolate MT/VB/25A 57/8 chromosome 3, ASM3005281v1, whole genome shotgun sequence includes these proteins:
- the LOC131178332 gene encoding putative lipid-transfer protein DIR1, with product MASFKSNVIALWMVAMFLTMTTMEGIKVVAVCNTDMKGINNQCYSAVAGNPPSPPSMQCCNLIQQADLPCLCKYKYLLYTLGVDVKKAMEIPGKCGKQNPCY from the coding sequence ATGGCTAGCTTTAAAAGTAATGTTATAGCATTGTGGATGGTAGCAATGTTTCTCACTATGACCACGATGGAAGGAATCAAGGTTGTAGCCGTTTGTAACACAGATATGAAGGGAATCAATAACCAATGTTATTCTGCAGTTGCTGGAAATCCACCTTCTCCTCCGAGCATGCAATGCTGCAACCTTATTCAACaagcagacttgccttgtttatgCAAATACAAGTATTTGCTATATACTCTTGGAGTTGATGTTAAAAAAGCTATGGAAATTCCTGGGAAATGTGGAAAGCAAAATCCATGTTACTAA